One segment of Urocitellus parryii isolate mUroPar1 chromosome 5, mUroPar1.hap1, whole genome shotgun sequence DNA contains the following:
- the Fam204a gene encoding protein FAM204A: MWSGLLPPGLNESDVESNSEDEATLEKSELDLQENKEDGTNRDTEISSFPADGPKIETEANTDAYEECPSGIPLNLWNKFQELHKKHSEQKISTSRFRGKKRKRSRKDKLKNEKESHSEQPLNETQWKELTQYFGANDRFEPPVKKKKVEKSGLEKRIDQAVEEWDVEKAEELSNQLATRELGVKIAKAIACHKFVKAKKEAENSQAARKKKKLAWGFEAKKRWETKSNMGYM, from the exons atGTGGAGTGGACTGCTGCCTCCTGGCCTAAATGAAAGTGATGTTGAGTCAAATTCTGAAGATGAAGCCACACTGGAGAAGTCTGAACTCGACTTACAGGAAAATAAAGAGGATGGGACTAATAGAGACACAGAAATCTCAAGTTTCCCAGCAGATGGACCAAAAATAGAAACAGAGGCCAATACAGATGCATATGAAGAATGCCCTTCTGGAATTCCCTTAAATTTGTGGAAT aAATTTCAAGAATTGCATAAAAAACATTCTGAACAGAAAATCTCAACTTCAAGATtcagagggaaaaagagaaaacgCTCCagaaaag ATAAattgaagaatgaaaaagaatctCATAG tGAACAGCCTTTAAATGAAACCCAATGGAAGGAGCTTACTCAGTACTTTGGAGCCAATGATAGATTTGAACCccctgttaaaaagaaaaaagttgaaaag tcaGGTCTTGAAAAGAGGATAGACCAGGCTGTGGAGGAATGGGATGTTGAGAAGGCTGAAGAACTCAGCAACCAGCTTGCTACTCGAGAG CTTGGTGTAAAAATTGCCAAAGCAATTGCCTGTCACAAGTTTGTAAAAGCCAAAAAGGAGGCTGAAAACTCTCAGGCTGCtcgaaaaaagaagaaacttgcATGGGG ATTTGAAGCAAAGAAGAGATGGGAAACCAAAAGCAACATGGGATATATGTAA